A region of the Ciona intestinalis chromosome 12, KH, whole genome shotgun sequence genome:
ggggaagatgtggcaccttttcattctatttttttgtccgatttggtagtaaacaagaaacattcaaagaattataaaaccgtgttcaTGCGACTACCATATAGGCCtactgttgtttattgtataaaacatgattaggacaTCTAGgcatcatgtgctaaaggtgtcccgtcttcccccaccccaccatatTTATAATCGATAACTCAGTCAATGTGCCGAGTCTTCGGAAACTAAAGGACTGCTCGCTTGGGATGAACTCGTCTctgtttcattattttcttcTAAGTTAACGCTTTGTTCATCCAACAGATCCACACGATCGTTATCAACACCActattcgtgacgtcatacacagTTACGTCATTGCTGTTCTCGAGGCTGAAAAGGCATTGAAAAAAGGTTCCTCGTTTGCTACTGCCAGTCTTCTCTACTGGTGTGTTCGGTTCGACAGATAGTTGCTTCTCCTCTTCGCTGTAAAGCAATAACCGCACGACGCGTTATGTGCGAACAAGTTATTATGTAAAAACGATTGTATGTCGGCgccatggcatagtggttagggcgcctgcctgtaacccagaggtaattggtTCGAGGCTCGGGtcaccattgtgagcgtatgtttccttgggcaagacacttaacggcagttgctccaacccagtggtcactaataggttgtccaaattatcagccaaacataaaaaaaaaatgaaaaaatttcaaaaaaataatcacccccaaagtaacgtacatgataactcgtaagctggcacgagatgtatcaagacccgtgttataacgactgtcgttttcccgccacgcaaggataaagtaagttacatttattcactcaACACATAGTAGAatgtggaaagatgggacactttttcattctattttctcgaatattcaaagaattatacaaccgtttcctcacgacttacaacatagaccgttggtaattgtttaaaacccgattaggatatttatatatattatgagctaaaggtgtcccgccttcccAACCCTATTATAAGTAACGCTATAACTTACGATTCGGTGTCAGAACGTTGGTCTGTCACCTCGCGACCCAAAGTTGCCAAACTCTCGATTGGAACTAGATTAAACGAAGGATGATGGTGAGCAGCAATTCTgttaacagaaaattaaaactaaatcatCTAATCAACATAAGGGATCCACATGCACCCTGCtatgcaaaattttaaacctgaAGCTGTCTTCATGTACACTGCGTTGTCTTCGGAAATCCCAGAAACATTTCTTTGGTTTAGCTTTAATGGGTGAGTTTATGTATTCGGAAGGTTTCGCCTCATCTGTGTCTTCAGTTTGCTATGAAAAAAGAAAGAGaaaaggaaaatattaaaGTGCATGTTTCAAAACTGGATGTATAGAGACAATAATTGTTGACGATGATCGGACGGGTTGTTTTATGTGAGTCCAGACAGCACTTATTAATATACCACATATGCTGCGAATCGCTGCTTTTATGTACATTTATGATCTACTCGGATTCTGAATACCCCATATACAAAACTTGTCACAAATTATATAACACTAAAATAGATCGTTTGTACAGTAGGTAGGGGAAGAAGGGGCccatttagcacatattatctaaatagtctgatcgtgttttaagaataaacaattgtctatggaagtcgtgaggttataattttataattctttggttgtggtttgtttaccaccaaatggcacaagaaaataaaatgaaaaaggtgttccatctcccaGTTACTATATTGCCAGTCTGAGAGTAATtaattctgaaaaaaaaaaacgaaaatccATAGCCTTTTTACTTTGTCTATGAGTCCAGCCCTTTGAGGAGAACCgtaataatctttgtttaactGATCCTGGTACTTCTGGTTTAACATTGGGCATCTTTCGATTTCTTTAGCTCGTTGATACCTGTGAATAAAACCGATGTATATATAGCAACACGTTCAACCATAGTTGGTACGGGTTTTGTATATTGGTTGATCGATCTTgcaaattaatgtaaaaaagaTATCTATGAGTGCATTTGATTCCAATATAACTTgcatatgaatgaatgaataaatgtaacttactttatcttcgcgtgtccggaaaacaacagtcgttaaacacaggtgttctgttttatacacctcgtgccagcttacgagttaccatgtaggttttttttattgagGAGGTTTTTTTGTAAGCAGGTACAACTCGTTAGCAGGCACGGGGtgtctgaaacaaaacacccgtgtttataacgactgctgttccCCCATTTGATGATATATAAGTTgcgtttattcaaataaatacacttacCTCTTCCAAAATTGGTACGCAAGAGGAGTCCCAATTAACACAAAAAGAGTTCCAACTCCAAGAAAAATGAATCCTACTATTTTTAACTCCTTTGCATACGAAGCAGTAAAGATTGCCTCGTAGTCTTTTGGGGCCGTGTGGTTTacattctaaaaataaacaatgcaGTTGCGGATATTAATggtcaattatttattctccAGCGGTGGAGCTAGTTACCACGCGTGTACTTTAAGATATGTGCTCacggcttcatacaccttgttctATAACCGCTTATATTATTTGCCAACTGTACAACTTTGTTGgcaaaagtttttgttgtcACTGTTTGGCCATATATAGGGATTAATGAGCAACCCATTAGTAGCCATTGGATTGTTAACTAAAACCACTGTAAAACGAATCTCATGTACATACACCCGCAAATGTATAGACAAAATGACACCCTGTAGCTTTAACCATATAGTTATAAGGTGAATGTTGTAAcgaaaaccaaaacaaacacatttaGGTCTGTTTATCAATTGTTGTTGAAAATGTTAGTATTTTAGTTTTTGGAGGTATTTGTTTACATAAAATTCTGCCAACGAACAAAACATGAATCAGAAGCGACGAATCATTCTGCACATTGTGATTCGTCAGGAAACGCTCTGTCCATCACCAATTTGAAATCCATTATACATATTCCGTATTGCGACTTTGACCAGGAACGCCCATACACCAATAATCGCCACAATGTTcgttacattaaaatattaaataaaaactacctAAAACTCGTTACGAAATATATGTGTTATTGCAATTACACAAACTATACAAATAAAGCCGTTTGGGTTACCATAGGTAGtaatatgtagtagggtgagggaagatgggacacctttagcacataacatccaaatatcctgatcgtgtttttaacaattaacaacggtttgtgggagtcgtgaggatacggttttataaatctttgaatattctttgtttactaccaaattaaacgagtaaatagaaatgtacaggtgtcccatcttcttcaccctactatatgttatacaGGCAACAATACAACAGAAAATAGGATAGGCCCACACATATAGTCTACCTTCGTTGAACTTGTATAACTGCTCTCTTCAGACGACCGTTGATGCGTGACCTTTCCCTCCCAACTATTGGAGTGCTTATGATTCTTCATGGCCACACTTTCGTGTATAAAAAACGCCCCACCTCCGATGACCAGAAGCAACCCACACGTGATCATGTACGCGAATGTCCTCAAGTAACCTTTCAACCTTGACCTCGCATGACCTGTCATGAGGTAGGTGCTGTCTTCAAATCTTGGGTCAAACTTGCAGAAGTGACTTTTCAGATCTCTCCGCTTAGTAACAAGCTGTGAACCGTACTCTGTTCTCTTTGCATCAACTACAAAATAGAAGAATATATTACTGAtgtcaaaaaaatgaaacttttatcTTAATTCGAGCCTTGTAATGTAATATTCACTGAGCAATTGCTTAAACACTGAATAGTATTCCCGCATTGGTTAAGTGTCCAACGTTTTAACCCTACGTTTAAGTACAGGTCTGGTAAACAGTTTCTATAGTCAGAACCTGCACCGTTGTTTGGGAAGTCGTTCTCGTTGCAGAATATCGCGCGTAAGTGTTATACAGCACAGAATGCAACATGCGTTAAAACGTCCGTAAATTAACTGCTGTCAAACCGAGCACCTAAACAACAGGACAAACATTAAAGCGACGTTGCATACACGATTGCTCCGGTAACTTTTAATTCAACTACATTTCTCCCTAACCTATTATCAGGGATTCAAATCTAACTTTGATTATATCTTTCTGAATTcgtttcttttatatttattaaatttgcaACGTATACCttcttttgttaataaaaattgcTATGCTGCTTGCCCTATCTTAATACCATAACAGCTATAATATCATCAGCTCTACTATACACTTACAAGCTAATCACGCCAGTTGTCTCGGATACCTTTTGAATGGTATATCGTTCTAACACCCATTGTTACATTCTTCCGCTGCGCCACGGATAGACTGGCGTTTGTTCCTGTGCCGAATATCATAtagtgtatgacgtcacaggcgaCGAATCATAGCGGAATTGACACTTACGATGCGGGTTTGCCGTTTTGCAAAtgctgtttgtttgtttgtttatatgatGAATTGGGCCAGGCGCAagaagtgacgtcattataccCTCTATGACGCAACTGGGCCGCACAATCATAATTGTTTGTTACTGAAAGAAAGTAGTTTCATCGAAACTCATATCATATAGTACTGTTTCTTTAAGTATGGACACGCGCAGAGTATTAAGCCGGTTAAATTCGtcgaaattaaatttatacctACCATAATATAAATCCGTATAAAGTGTACGTGACCATTTTCATATTGTATTTCATAAAGCATATAATGTACATTACTAatcctatatttttaaaaagaaaacaaaaccatCAACTTGATCATCTGGTTTTAGTAAAGGCTAATTACATTAATACTCATTTTCCGTTAAAAGGTTAATTTTGTAGGTATATATAGTacgatgggagaagatgggacaccatatTATCCcgttttttttgtcccatttggtagtaaacaaagaacatttaaagatttataaaaccctagtttaatgttgtattattaaactatgataAAACCACATTcccacgactctcataaaccgttgttatatcagaatatttgaatattatgtactaaagctgtcccgtcttctcccacctactatatacagaGGTGACGGGCAATATTTTACAAGCCATAAATCAACAGTTTTAATAGGCAATGTAACAAGGTTTCTtctatttaattatttgttaGGCCATTGCTTTAAAACACTCATATACCTGATTTGTTAATGccatctttgttttttatgctCATGACTTTTCCTTTGTTCAGTTTTCCAGCGCTATTACTACAATCTAGTAATTTCTTCAGCAGTTGCCAGGCATCCTACTTCGACGTATGATGATTAGCGTATACGTTACTTTATCCGCCGATACATGTTGTGTCCATCATGGGGCGTCCCAATTAATGAAACAGAACCAAGTGTCTTAATCAATAAGCGGATTCATACGTAACACATGCCAGATTGTTTGGAATTAGAAGGGATTGTGACGTGACAGTTTTGTGAACTTTCCGCTGGGAGTTCATTTCGGTTTGTTACTGCGTTCGAAGACATTTTCCGCATAATACACGAGcgttctaaaatatatttccatttatttttaacaaggtTAAATTTACGGTtccatatgacgtcacaaagctgttttgttgtgttttgtttttaattttaaaatctatcAAGAACAGACGCTGTTTTACAGAATGAGTTTTAAGTATTTATTGTACAAAGTTTGGCTTAAACTGCAGCATTATGCGTTAtttgtgttgtattttgtGCTGGGAAAGTGTGGTTTCTTGTCAGTTGCTTTGACCGACTTTTTCCATGAGATCAACTCTACGTATGTTGGTTTAAGGTTAGTATTATAACTGCGGCAACATTTTGAAAAATCTTTATAGATATACGTCcttaagttaaataaacagacacttttagtttgaaaagtatttttatgaTAGGTAGGATACTATTTATATgtattcctttttttgttttatatacaaaccAGTTTAAAATACTTAGATTTGGttatatctctagtaggccgtggtttATTCTATACAGAAAATCACATCATAAGCACGACTTAGATTTATAGTTAACTATACCTATATACCCTCCTAAATAGTTTAtacctttattttatattatgaacAGACTCTATTTAACTCACATTAGAAAGGTGAATTGTCTAAGATAAACACTTTAACGTTTGTAGCTTTTTGATCCATAGTCGATAGTAAACAGTAAACAGATGAATTACTACTGTCATTGCAGACCTTCTGAAATTTTGTATTCTCGTGACATTATATCGCCAATTGTTGATGAAAGTGAAGTTTTTAAGGTAGTTGTATGCAAGAAGCAAacttaatataatgttttaatatttcttactTGCCGGTTTAGGAAACTATCTTAGAAGTGTTTCGAGACGCCTTGCAGCGGCTTGTATCGCCAGAGTACCTCGGCCGCAAGGTGGTGGTAGTGAAGCGCGCTGACAACAGAGGGCCATATTATGACCTGTAACTTGGAATAACCCAAGAAAATGTCCGGGTTGGTGGGTGGTGGAAGGACATGGCTATGTATGGGTATTGAGAGCTCTGGAAGATTTTGGTGTTGTTAAGACGGTGAAGGTATATGgggtgatatagtagggtgNNNNNNNNNNNNNNNNNNNNNNNNNNNNNNNNNNNNNNNNNNNNNNNNNNcataatatgcaaatatccggatcatgttttaacaattaacaacggtctatgtgaatcgtgagaatacagttttataattcttcgaatgttctttgtttactaccaaatgttaCTATTCATTACAGAATGAatcggtgtcccatcttcccccaccctactatattatgcttACGAAGTCAGGACGATATATTCCAGTTGTGGCAAGacatatatactatatacatacGAATGCACAGAAACAACGTATGTATAGTTACTTCCTCTCTCGCTTGCATAgtatgtgattttaaaataatcaaggtacgatgtgtgacgtcactttctGAGGAAATGTGGAACGAAGTGTGCAGTTCAAAGGTCATTGAGGGTGGTCACGTGGTTGAAATAGTCGGGAATACCCCACAACAGCTTCAAGTTGAAAAAGAGGAACGAATAAAACAGTGGAGGACAAGTAGTGTATTTTGCGCGGAGTgtccgtgttttaaacataaatttagtGTGACAAGACCTGTTTAACTATATTACATGTCtgtgttttggtataaacttatatagtacagggtgggaggagatgggacacctttagcatataatatcaaaacatcttgatcgtgttttaaacagttaacaacgttctatgggagtcggaaggatacggttatataatttgctgaatgttctttgtttactactaaatgggaggataaaataaaataaaaatgtgtcctatcttcccccgtATCTTACTGTATTACTAGCCTGTTTCAGTATAAACATATCTCATTTTTGTAGGTTTGAAACCAATATGGTGTTCTGTGAAACCTGCTTGTCGGTTACGCCTGGCTGATTAtcaaagtgacgtcataccaaaaaacacaaaatcgTGCGCAGGATTAGGTATCTGCCATTCCCCAACCTACCACGAAGAGGTTTCGGAAGATCCAGACATCGGCCCAAACCATCGATGCCAGCGGGAATTCGTGACCCCAATACGCCGCAAAATCCCGGAAACTACCCCGTTCTTTTTTGACGTATTACCGTGGGGGTTATACGTGCGTGTTTTCCTTTTCCTTTTGTTCATGTCCGTTGTATCTGGTTGTTATCTAAAGGGCTGTGGCGGTTTATTTGGTAGAAACAGAAGTGACTCAAAAACTTTGCTTGAACAATAAAGTACGACCCGTTTAACTATGTGTGGAACACAAGGGGAACAATGTATTGGAATGAAAGAAAGCTTGTAAAAATCGCCGGcatgtacaaaacaaaacaacaatgttaACGACGCTTATCTAAACCGAATACCGGCGAGAAGACGTCTAAAGCCGAGCAGCCTTACCATGTATAAAGATGGTGCTATTGTGGAATGAAAAAGAACGAGACACGACGCCACTTCTAGTAATAACAAACTGGGTTCAAACCCATGCGGGGGTACCAGATTTGcaggttgtgacgtcatagatctATTTGTTCGGTCATAGTTCATTGTCACGTTCAGCATCATAATAGATGTTGCGCGATTTGCATCGTTCGGTGTGTTCGTGTGCATTGCATCGAGCACGCATACGGCGACGTAAGTCGCGTACGCCACCAAGTAAAATACTGCGGTATAGAGTATAAACCGCCAGAGTGCGCTACAGCGCACAAACACGTTCTTCGAATGCTTTCTCAGCCACAAGAGGCGTAGCGAGATAATGAGCATAAACAGCCACGTGACTGTGATAACCAGAGCATGAAAAATCACGTGTAGCTTGCTGATTGGATAAAAAAGATTTGAACACGATTCTGGACACATGGGGCGCTGTTCCCATGGAATCGGGAAATCCCCGGATGAGTTGACGTCTGTGTAGTTCGattctgacgtcacagttaATAGCGAGTGGGCCACGAAacctttaaagttaaaattcggatttaacaatattatgaAATTAATTAGCGTAAAACTTATATAGTACCGTAtagggcaagatgggacatctttttatttcatttttttcgtcccatttagtagtaaacaaagaacatttaaaaaattataaaaccgtatcctcactaccccaatagaccgttgttaatttaaaacacgttcaggatatttggaaattatttgCTTAACTTGTCCTGTTTTCCCCTATAGTAATCTTGTACAGTTTTTGTTTCTGGCAAATTAACTCTGGAAAGTTTACACTACTTTTAGGATTGAACGTAACATTCACATATACATACCACTCTCGTTAAATAAGGCATCTTTATATCTCCTGATTCGAGATTTTGTGTGCCTAATGCGTCGTATCGGGTTCGGGTGAAGTCCTGTACTGTTTTCTTCACTTTTCACGTCTGTTGTTGCATAAAACATTTAGtacaaaaaacacacaattcataaaaacatgatttaaaacctaaattctaaaaatgttctacaaaaaaaacttacagcCGGTTGAAAGATTCGATGCCATTACGCCCGTATCATAATCATTGCTGTCAGAAAATggactttgatttttttcatcatTATTGGTTTGCTcaatatttggaaaatattcCGTTTCGCACTCCAGAGAGCAAGAAAAAATTTCTGCTACTTGATTTGATGACCTGAAAGAAAACCAAACTCTCGTTTTGAATATGCTGCTTCACTGAAAGTATATTTGTAGCGCTACACATACATTCATACAAACTAAAACAGCCGTAACTGCAACACGTTGTTTACTAATAATgtctttgaaaaaaacaaacttaatttcTTTGGAAAATTCAatcttttaacaaattattgcATAATTTACATTCTGAATcatgaaaattttttttacattctgAATCATGATTTACCCGCTTGCTTTCATCACAGCTCTCGTTGCTACTGGCAACAACCACGTGATTAGGAAAACAATCCAAATAACCAATAAGATGGCGACTGTTGTACGGACGCTGACCACCGAGTTGCCATGGCGACCAACGTATGATTGGCTGTaagttgatgacgtcatggagCGTGGGAAGTTGGAGGGACGAATGCTGACGAGGCTTGTACCTGCGCGGATgaatatgattttattaaggttctatttacacaaaaatttaaacttttcgaagaaacaaaatgtttctattgtcacatatatttatttgccGTCGAGTTATATGGATAACCACTGCAAGTTGTTGCTTATTGGACGCGAAATTGGGCATTATACAAACAGTTTGCTGTGTCAGATAAAAGTATATATGAGCTATTTCACAATATTAAGCAGTGGAAAGTGGAAAAGGTTTATAAAGACACTTTAATAAAGGTTTACACACTACACTGGCTTTCCCAATATTTCGCATGCTTAGAATGAATTACAAACTCGTAAAACTGCGTACACTGGCTTTGCTATTGTGTTTTTCACTCTTCGTGTTTATGCACGCCTTTGATTGAACGAATATGTTTAGAGAGTTGGTTTGGCGCAGTGTTGAGTGCAACCGCATGTCAAATAAGCAGAAAACATCATGTTGAAGCCAACTTTGTTTTACTCTCATGTTCGCACCTCGCTCTACTTTATCCATGAGAATAAGATTTTCGATGCTACATTCAAACCGCTTCACGAATGCTTTTcttttaatactttttcaaAACATTGAAACGCAATTAATGGTGAAAAATACGTCCAGCGTTTACGTTATTTAAATGGGAACGAATTACcgaaagtttttttagttcaagctcattatttaaagttatgttgTATGATATGCCGGTATCTGCACTAAGTAGTTATAATCGATTTTGGTTGATATAAGTTTTTTATCCAAACGAATGACACAACCGAATTTGTGaccaaattatacaaaaatatttcaccACCGTGTCTATACATAGTTATTTCGCCCAACTCTCGTcgatattttcaaaaaagttgcattagtaaaagtataaaaaaattcacgAAATAAAAAGCAATTCACTTAAAATTTCacgaaataaaaacttacgGGGCAAGAGCATAGCTGTAAGTCGTGACATGCTTTTCTTCCTTCGTGATTTACTCGAGGATTCTTGCTTATCTCCGGGCGAAAGTCTCTGCTGGCCGATCCGTCTGTCCGATTCTgcttaataattaaaatgtgtaaGATTGGGATTTACGCTTTCATTTGCGACGGTCGAATTAATAATAGATAGGAGCGACGGAAAATTTCGAAGCATTCTAGACATTCCAAAACATTTCTTATTACGCGTTTTTACTTCTTCGTTTCCACTGAAAGTATATACACgctggggcaagatgggacaactttttattctattttctcttcctatttggtagtaaacaaagaacatttaaaaaattctaaaatcgtatcctcacgactcctacgAAGCGTTGTTTACtgttcaaaacaaaatcacGATTATTGAATAgctgtcccattttaccccacagttctacATTGTCATGCTTACCGTTTTTTTTAGCCAAGCTCGTTTCTTCTTCCTCGCATTCGAGGCAATCGCCATTGATGTGCTTTGGAGAATTCCCGTTTACGCTTGGCTGCTTCCTGGGGCTTGATTGGTTGAGGCGTGAACCCTTTCGATTGGCGCTGGGTGTctaattataatacattagCTACAAAGGGCTTAACTTTTAAAGATACTTGGTAACTaggtaattaaaataaaccattgGAGGCGAACATGTGTTTGATGTTTATGGCGGAATAGGAAAAATGCGaactttttaagtttgatGGAAAAGAGTCTGATTTgacatgtgtgttacttttaaagtaaagtgctttaaagtaaaattttaatttcgtttgaaaaccaatattttttctgtGCTTACCTGAGTGCCAAGCGACAACACACGTAGCATCGTGTCGAAGGCAGGGATGTGTAGGGGATTCCCCGTTGTGTCGTTGTTAAGGGACTCCGCACGGTGGCGCCCCATACTTGTGGTCCGCTTATGTAGGGCGTACGTCACGACGCTGGTGTTCAAAGCCGAGAGGAGAATTGACGCAATTTTCAAGCCTGTGTTAACAACACATCTTACACcgtttacttttaataaaaagcagAGAACCTGGAACGCCCTGCAATCTACTCGCGAAATTGcgctgggatttaagccagctAAGAATCAATGATATTTTTGCATGGAAACCCGAATGACCCCACATGCCAGGAGAAGCACAAGAAACGTAGCGATGCAAGTGATATTTTCTAAGGTTTTTAATCTCGCCGTGTCagatatttgaaacaaaacttgCGTAGGCAGTTTCGGAATCGCGATGATTCATTGTTAATTCCGCGCTTTTCCAAGTTACGTGCGCCTCGGCTGATCCGAATGTTGAAACAGATCAACAATGCGGCCAAGCCAATATGATTCTCCTCAACCATGTAAGCTTGAAAAGTTACAACACAATGTCATAGCTGCATACTTACTACTCCCCTAATCGTAATATAAAcgtgtattaaacattttaaatcaatGTATAACCTAAAACGTTAGTATACGTGTGAACCGCCCTGACCCCACAAGGTGACACAATATTGAGACCCCGTCTGTTATCACCGATCAAAAAAGCGGCCGTCACGAAAGAtcccttatatatatatttccaaaGTAATCGATTAGCAGATATTCATTCCGTCGCGCATATGAACTACCATTGTTGCGCATATCGATCGTGCGCAAGACGAAATTAAAAGCCGAA
Encoded here:
- the LOC100183878 gene encoding uncharacterized protein LOC100183878 isoform X3, with protein sequence MTGHARSRLKGYLRTFAYMITCGLLLVIGGGAFFIHESVAMKNHKHSNSWEGKVTHQRSSEESSYTSSTKNVNHTAPKDYEAIFTASYAKELKIVGFIFLGVGTLFVLIGTPLAYQFWKRYQRAKEIERCPMLNQKYQDQLNKDYYGSPQRAGLIDKQTEDTDEAKPSEYINSPIKAKPKKCFWDFRRQRSVHEDSFRIAAHHHPSFNLVPIESLATLGREVTDQRSDTESEEEKQLSVEPNTPVEKTGSSKRGTFFQCLFSLENSNDVTVYDVTNSGVDNDRVDLLDEQSVNLEENNETETSSSQASSPLVSEDSAH
- the LOC100183878 gene encoding uncharacterized protein LOC100183878 isoform X2 → MSIKNKDGINKSVDAKRTEYGSQLVTKRRDLKSHFCKFDPRFEDSTYLMTGHARSRLKGYLRTFAYMITCGLLLVIGGGAFFIHESVAMKNHKHSNSWEGKVTHQRSSEESSYTSSTKNVNHTAPKDYEAIFTASYAKELKIVGFIFLGVGTLFVLIGTPLAYQFWKRYQRAKEIERCPMLNQKYQDQLNKDYYGSPQRAGLIDKQTEDTDEAKPSEYINSPIKAKPKKCFWDFRRQRSVHEDSFRIAAHHHPSFNLVPIESLATLGREVTDQRSDTESEEEKQLSVEPNTPVEKTGSSKRGTFFQCLFSLENSNDVTVYDVTNSGVDNDRVDLLDEQSVNLEENNETETSSSQASSPLVSEDSAH
- the LOC100183878 gene encoding uncharacterized protein LOC100183878 isoform X1; the protein is MIFGTGTNASLSVAQRKNVTMGVRTIYHSKVDAKRTEYGSQLVTKRRDLKSHFCKFDPRFEDSTYLMTGHARSRLKGYLRTFAYMITCGLLLVIGGGAFFIHESVAMKNHKHSNSWEGKVTHQRSSEESSYTSSTKNVNHTAPKDYEAIFTASYAKELKIVGFIFLGVGTLFVLIGTPLAYQFWKRYQRAKEIERCPMLNQKYQDQLNKDYYGSPQRAGLIDKQTEDTDEAKPSEYINSPIKAKPKKCFWDFRRQRSVHEDSFRIAAHHHPSFNLVPIESLATLGREVTDQRSDTESEEEKQLSVEPNTPVEKTGSSKRGTFFQCLFSLENSNDVTVYDVTNSGVDNDRVDLLDEQSVNLEENNETETSSSQASSPLVSEDSAH
- the LOC100186250 gene encoding uncharacterized protein LOC100186250 encodes the protein MWNEVCSSKVIEGGHVVEIVGNTPQQLQVEKEERIKQWRTSLKPIWCSVKPACRLRLADYQSDVIPKNTKSCAGLGICHSPTYHEEVSEDPDIGPNHRCQREFVTPIRRKIPETTPFFFDVLPWGLYVRVFLFLLFMSVVSGCYLKGCGGLFGRNRSDSKTLLEQ
- the LOC100176044 gene encoding uncharacterized protein LOC100176044 isoform X2 translates to MSFEIKIVVLLLSACCTLINLFALVCIVSNFKRLRQRMYIFIINLTIVDVIVGVAYMIDVVTKILRSEASVTSQSEGFGATAATEGLKIASILLSALNTSVVTYALHKRTTSMGRHRAESLNNDTTGNPLHIPAFDTMLRVLSLGTQTPSANRKGSRLNQSSPRKQPSVNGNSPKHINGDCLECEEEETSLAKKNESDRRIGQQRLSPGDKQESSSKSRRKKSMSRLTAMLLPRTSLVSIRPSNFPRSMTSSTYSQSYVGRHGNSVVSVRTTVAILLVIWIVFLITWLLPVATRAVMKASGSSNQVAEIFSCSLECETEYFPNIEQTNNDEKNQSPFSDSNDYDTGVMASNLSTGYVKSEENSTGLHPNPIRRIRHTKSRIRRYKDALFNESGFVAHSLLTVTSESNYTDVNSSGDFPIPWEQRPMCPESCSNLFYPISKLHVIFHALVITVTWLFMLIISLRLLWLRKHSKNVFVRCSALWRFILYTAVFYLVAYATYVAVCVLDAMHTNTPNDANRATSIMMLNVTMNYDRTNRSMTSQPANLVPPHGFEPSLLLLEVASCLVLFHSTIAPSLYMVRLLGFRRLLAGIRFR
- the LOC100176044 gene encoding uncharacterized protein LOC100176044 isoform X1, encoding MSFEIKIVVLLLSACCTLINLFALVCIVSNFKRLRQRMYIFIINLTIVDVIVGVAYMIDVVTKILRSEASVTSQSEGFGATAATEGLKIASILLSALNTSVVTYALHKRTTSMGRHRAESLNNDTTGNPLHIPAFDTMLRVLSLGTQTPSANRKGSRLNQSSPRKQPSVNGNSPKHINGDCLECEEEETSLAKKNAESDRRIGQQRLSPGDKQESSSKSRRKKSMSRLTAMLLPRTSLVSIRPSNFPRSMTSSTYSQSYVGRHGNSVVSVRTTVAILLVIWIVFLITWLLPVATRAVMKASGSSNQVAEIFSCSLECETEYFPNIEQTNNDEKNQSPFSDSNDYDTGVMASNLSTGYVKSEENSTGLHPNPIRRIRHTKSRIRRYKDALFNESGFVAHSLLTVTSESNYTDVNSSGDFPIPWEQRPMCPESCSNLFYPISKLHVIFHALVITVTWLFMLIISLRLLWLRKHSKNVFVRCSALWRFILYTAVFYLVAYATYVAVCVLDAMHTNTPNDANRATSIMMLNVTMNYDRTNRSMTSQPANLVPPHGFEPSLLLLEVASCLVLFHSTIAPSLYMVRLLGFRRLLAGIRFR